A window of Chloracidobacterium sp. N contains these coding sequences:
- a CDS encoding thioesterase family protein, whose product MATDSALPSSVISRLRVRYAETDQMGVVYHANYLVWMEIGRTDYCRACGYAYRAMEAAGLRLVVAEARVRYLSPARYDDDIHITTRLLALRSRQVVFGYDIRRATDDTLLATGETTHLPTNHAGRIIRLPADIHAALSTGPTGQAA is encoded by the coding sequence ATGGCGACGGATTCAGCCCTGCCTTCCAGTGTCATTTCGCGCCTGCGCGTCCGGTACGCCGAAACCGACCAGATGGGCGTGGTCTATCACGCCAACTATCTGGTCTGGATGGAAATCGGACGTACTGACTACTGCCGGGCCTGCGGATATGCCTACCGCGCGATGGAAGCCGCCGGACTGCGCCTTGTCGTGGCGGAAGCGCGGGTGCGCTATCTGTCGCCGGCCCGTTACGACGACGACATCCACATCACCACCCGCCTGCTGGCGCTGCGCTCGCGGCAGGTTGTCTTTGGTTACGACATCCGGCGCGCCACCGACGACACCCTGCTGGCCACGGGCGAAACGACACACTTGCCGACGAACCACGCGGGCCGCATCATACGCCTGCCGGCAGACATCCACGCGGCACTCTCCACCGGCCCCACCGGACAGGCGGCATAA
- a CDS encoding ABC transporter ATP-binding protein codes for MIEAEGLRKVFGRKVAVADLSLRVAAGEVFGFLGPNGAGKTTAMKMLLGLVHPTAGRGFVLGHPVGSREARRWVGFLPEHFRFHDWMTGRELLNFHGQLHGLPATARAKRIETLLAQVDLADAADRPVGTYSKGMQQRLGLAQALIHQPKLVFLDEPTSGLDPIGRILVRDLIVRLRSEGVTVFFNSHILGDVEAVCDRVVFLKRGRVVHETALREGLTPELHLRLGEVPPELVRGLAAFGRVLRTAEREVWLQLEQETAVPGIVRWLVERGAAVYGVRVQRPSLESLFLETMGPEERAG; via the coding sequence GTGATTGAAGCGGAAGGTCTGCGCAAGGTGTTCGGCCGCAAGGTGGCCGTCGCCGACCTTTCGCTGCGCGTGGCTGCCGGCGAGGTGTTCGGGTTTCTCGGCCCGAACGGCGCGGGCAAGACCACGGCCATGAAAATGCTGCTGGGCCTTGTCCATCCGACGGCCGGACGCGGCTTCGTTCTGGGGCATCCCGTCGGCTCGCGGGAAGCGCGCCGGTGGGTGGGTTTCCTGCCCGAACACTTCCGCTTTCACGACTGGATGACCGGCCGCGAGTTGCTCAATTTTCACGGGCAACTGCACGGGCTGCCGGCGACCGCGCGCGCCAAGCGCATCGAGACCCTGCTGGCACAGGTGGATTTGGCCGATGCCGCCGACCGCCCGGTAGGCACCTACAGCAAGGGCATGCAGCAACGGCTGGGACTCGCCCAGGCGCTCATCCATCAGCCCAAACTCGTCTTTCTCGATGAGCCAACGTCCGGGCTTGATCCCATCGGGCGCATTCTCGTGCGCGATCTCATCGTGCGGCTGCGCAGCGAAGGCGTCACGGTTTTTTTCAACTCACACATTCTGGGCGATGTCGAAGCCGTCTGCGACCGCGTTGTGTTTCTCAAACGCGGCCGGGTGGTTCACGAAACCGCGCTGCGGGAGGGGCTCACACCGGAACTGCACCTGCGCCTTGGCGAAGTCCCACCGGAACTCGTCCGGGGACTGGCTGCCTTCGGCCGCGTGCTGCGTACGGCAGAACGTGAAGTCTGGCTGCAACTGGAACAGGAAACCGCCGTGCCGGGCATCGTCCGCTGGCTGGTTGAACGAGGGGCGGCGGTCTATGGCGTACGGGTGCAGCGCCCGTCACTCGAATCCCTGTTTCTGGAAACCATGGGGCCGGAAGAACGCGCCGGCTAG
- a CDS encoding carotenoid oxygenase family protein, whose protein sequence is MAAPAPQPTTRRWNRADWLRGYTSLTEERDYWIDDIEGNLPADLCGTLYRNGPGLLERGGQSVQHPFDGDGMICAFDFTGDGRVRFRNRYVRTAGFIAESKAGRFLQRGVFGTQKPGGWLANAFDLQAKNIANTNVACSPRKLLALWEGGKPYALDPETLETIGEDDLGGALAGNANFAAHPHYDRRTGEMVNFGIEPGLSSTINLYTLDADLNVTAQHRWEVPGFAFIHDFALTDDYAVFFQNPVTVNPLPYWFGFRGAAECLVFQPDRPTKVHLLPRHGGRMCTYETDACFVFHHVNAHLVDDVLTVDSIAYETFPSLEPGTMYRQVEIEKIAASQLFRFTINLKTGASRRERLLERAVEFPSVHPARVGLPHRWAFMAMADAPTGNAPLQGVMAYDTHTGETQTYSFAPGGYVGEPVFVPTPGATEENAGYLLQMVFDARRGTSGLAIFDARNVAGGPLARLHLRDTVPYGLHGQFVAK, encoded by the coding sequence ATGGCTGCTCCCGCTCCCCAACCCACCACCCGCCGCTGGAACCGCGCCGACTGGCTGCGCGGCTACACGTCACTGACTGAAGAACGCGACTACTGGATTGACGACATCGAAGGCAACCTGCCGGCTGACCTCTGCGGCACGCTGTACCGCAACGGGCCCGGACTGCTCGAACGCGGTGGTCAGTCTGTCCAGCATCCGTTCGACGGCGACGGCATGATCTGCGCCTTTGACTTCACCGGCGACGGCCGGGTCCGGTTTCGCAACCGGTACGTCCGCACGGCCGGCTTCATCGCTGAATCCAAAGCCGGACGCTTCCTGCAACGCGGTGTCTTCGGCACACAAAAGCCGGGCGGCTGGCTGGCCAATGCCTTTGACCTCCAGGCCAAAAACATTGCCAACACCAACGTGGCCTGCTCGCCCAGGAAGCTGCTGGCGCTGTGGGAAGGCGGAAAACCTTATGCCCTTGACCCAGAAACGCTTGAGACCATCGGCGAAGACGATCTGGGCGGGGCACTGGCCGGCAATGCCAACTTTGCGGCGCATCCCCACTATGACCGGCGCACCGGCGAGATGGTCAACTTCGGTATCGAGCCGGGACTGTCCTCAACCATCAACCTTTACACCCTCGACGCCGACCTGAACGTGACGGCGCAACACCGCTGGGAAGTCCCCGGCTTTGCCTTCATCCACGACTTCGCCCTGACTGACGACTACGCCGTGTTTTTCCAGAACCCGGTCACGGTCAATCCCCTGCCCTACTGGTTCGGTTTTCGCGGCGCGGCCGAATGCCTCGTCTTCCAGCCTGACCGCCCGACGAAAGTCCACCTGCTGCCGCGCCACGGCGGACGGATGTGCACCTACGAAACCGACGCCTGCTTTGTGTTCCACCACGTCAACGCCCACCTCGTGGACGATGTGCTGACCGTGGATTCCATTGCGTACGAAACCTTCCCTTCGCTTGAACCGGGCACGATGTACCGGCAGGTCGAGATTGAAAAGATCGCGGCCTCGCAGCTTTTCCGCTTCACCATCAACCTGAAAACCGGCGCGTCCCGCCGGGAACGCCTGCTGGAACGCGCGGTTGAGTTCCCTAGTGTCCACCCGGCGCGGGTCGGACTCCCCCACCGCTGGGCCTTTATGGCCATGGCTGATGCACCGACCGGCAATGCGCCGCTGCAAGGCGTCATGGCTTACGACACCCACACGGGCGAAACCCAGACGTACAGCTTCGCCCCCGGCGGCTACGTCGGCGAGCCGGTGTTCGTGCCCACGCCGGGCGCTACCGAAGAAAACGCCGGCTACCTCCTGCAGATGGTGTTCGATGCCCGACGGGGAACAAGCGGGCTGGCCATTTTTGACGCCCGGAATGTGGCCGGCGGGCCGCTGGCGCGGCTCCACCTGCGCGATACTGTCCCCTACGGTCTGCACGGGCAGTTCGTCGCCAAATAA
- a CDS encoding dihydroorotate dehydrogenase electron transfer subunit, whose translation MQDIRLTVTGHRTFGSYGHLTLTAETPLTFAPGQFAMLKPAGALDPMWRRAMAIYRLRRSGAGSQVEFIYQVFGRGTQALRRVHAGDAVQALLPLGRPFDIAPVAVGGREALLVAGGVGSAALLALAEQLKREHVTTRLFLGGRSTVDLIGLEDFTALGIPVHVATNDGSRGVRGFVTTPFERFLHDHADEVRSGKFVVYACGPGPMLARVAALTAAACVLTYVSVEERMACGFGVCVGCVVAVRGQEGATDYRRACVEGPVFRADELEWT comes from the coding sequence GTGCAGGACATCAGGCTCACCGTCACCGGACACCGTACGTTTGGCAGCTACGGCCACCTCACGCTGACGGCGGAGACCCCGCTGACATTTGCGCCGGGACAGTTCGCCATGCTCAAACCGGCCGGTGCACTTGACCCCATGTGGCGACGCGCCATGGCGATTTACCGCCTGCGGCGCAGCGGGGCCGGCAGCCAGGTTGAGTTCATCTATCAGGTCTTCGGGCGCGGCACACAGGCGTTGCGGCGCGTACACGCGGGCGATGCCGTGCAGGCGCTGCTTCCGCTGGGGCGGCCGTTCGACATTGCCCCCGTGGCTGTTGGCGGACGCGAAGCCCTGCTCGTTGCCGGCGGTGTCGGGAGTGCGGCGCTGCTTGCGCTGGCCGAACAGCTCAAACGGGAACATGTGACCACGCGCCTGTTTCTCGGCGGACGCTCCACCGTGGACCTCATCGGGCTGGAGGATTTCACCGCGCTGGGTATTCCGGTTCATGTCGCCACGAATGATGGCTCACGCGGCGTCAGGGGCTTTGTCACCACACCCTTCGAGCGGTTTCTTCATGACCACGCGGATGAAGTACGCAGCGGGAAGTTCGTCGTCTATGCCTGCGGCCCCGGGCCGATGCTGGCGCGGGTGGCGGCGCTGACGGCTGCGGCCTGCGTACTGACCTACGTTTCGGTTGAGGAACGCATGGCCTGTGGCTTTGGCGTCTGTGTCGGATGCGTCGTTGCCGTCAGGGGTCAGGAGGGCGCGACGGACTACCGCCGGGCATGTGTTGAAGGCCCGGTTTTCCGCGCCGACGAACTCGAATGGACTTGA
- a CDS encoding radical SAM protein: MADRPYLFYELTNAICATCFQKVEAKIVIEGERVFMHKFCPTHGRERVLISTDAAFYRQQRQFLKPGQLVRQFNTPIRYGCPYDCGICPDHEQHGCLTIVEITDHCNLTCPICYADSGPHRPTHRSLEQVEFMLDCVVRNEGEPDIVQISGGEPTLHPAFFGILDAARRRPIKHLMINTNGIRIAQDEAFAERLAGYMPGFEVYLQFDSLRPAALCDLRGLDLRAVRERALERLDRLKVSTTLVVTLKKGVNDDEIGDIIAFALQHPCVRGVTFQPVQAAGRTEHFDPARDRLTLGEVRQQLLRQVPWLRPQDVLPVPCHPDCLAMAYALKLGGDIIPLTGLIDPQMLLAGEGNNTIAYEHQAAFREQLFRTFSTGHSPDGQALSLKQLLCCLPLVNVPASLSYENVFRILIVQFMDAHNLDIRSVKRSCVHIVHPDGRIIPFDTFNLFYRDDREAQLVALRQRVAAPAAPLPEATRH; this comes from the coding sequence ATGGCTGACCGCCCCTACCTGTTCTATGAGCTGACCAACGCCATCTGCGCGACATGTTTCCAGAAGGTCGAGGCCAAGATTGTCATCGAAGGCGAGCGGGTGTTCATGCACAAGTTCTGCCCGACGCACGGGCGTGAACGGGTGCTCATTTCCACGGATGCCGCGTTTTACCGGCAGCAACGGCAGTTTTTGAAGCCCGGCCAACTCGTCCGGCAGTTCAACACACCCATTCGGTATGGCTGTCCGTATGACTGCGGCATCTGTCCCGATCACGAGCAGCATGGCTGCCTGACCATTGTCGAGATCACCGACCACTGCAACCTGACCTGTCCGATTTGCTATGCCGATTCGGGGCCCCATCGTCCGACCCATCGCAGCCTCGAACAGGTTGAGTTCATGCTCGACTGTGTCGTACGCAATGAAGGCGAGCCGGACATCGTGCAGATCAGCGGCGGCGAACCGACGCTGCACCCGGCATTTTTCGGGATTCTCGATGCCGCCCGCCGCCGTCCCATCAAGCACCTGATGATCAACACCAACGGCATTCGCATCGCCCAGGACGAAGCCTTTGCCGAACGGCTGGCCGGCTACATGCCCGGCTTCGAGGTGTACCTTCAGTTCGATTCCCTGCGGCCCGCCGCCCTCTGTGACCTGCGCGGACTGGACCTGCGCGCCGTCCGTGAGCGCGCGCTGGAACGGCTCGACCGGCTGAAGGTCTCCACAACCCTTGTCGTCACCCTCAAAAAGGGCGTCAACGACGACGAAATTGGCGACATCATCGCCTTTGCCCTTCAGCATCCGTGCGTGCGCGGTGTGACCTTCCAGCCGGTACAGGCCGCCGGACGGACCGAACACTTCGACCCGGCGCGTGACCGCCTGACGCTGGGCGAAGTACGGCAGCAACTGCTGCGGCAGGTCCCGTGGCTGCGCCCCCAGGATGTCCTGCCCGTTCCCTGCCATCCCGACTGTCTGGCCATGGCCTACGCCCTGAAACTCGGCGGAGACATCATCCCGCTGACCGGACTCATTGATCCGCAGATGTTGTTGGCCGGCGAAGGCAACAACACCATCGCCTACGAGCACCAGGCGGCGTTTCGGGAGCAACTGTTCAGGACGTTTTCCACGGGCCACTCCCCGGACGGGCAGGCGCTTTCCCTCAAACAACTCCTCTGCTGCCTGCCGCTGGTCAACGTTCCGGCATCGCTGAGCTACGAGAACGTCTTTCGGATTCTCATCGTGCAGTTTATGGACGCCCACAATCTCGACATCCGCTCGGTGAAGCGGTCGTGTGTCCACATCGTTCACCCTGACGGGCGGATCATCCCCTTCGACACCTTCAACCTGTTTTACCGCGACGACCGCGAGGCACAGCTTGTGGCGCTGCGGCAGCGCGTCGCCGCTCCGGCGGCCCCGCTGCCGGAAGCAACGCGGCACTGA
- the dnaG gene encoding DNA primase yields the protein MLLDRQTVDDLRAQADIVRVVSGYVTLRKRGANYLACCPFHSEKTPSFNVHPGKQVFKCFGCGIGGDVFTFVMRMENVGFAEAVRIVAEVCGLPLPEARPAAPPAHGKGAHQEGALPEAEERERLLRLHELALRFFQSQLAAPEHYAAREYLARREVASSTIATLGLGYAPDRWDALLNFLRGHGASLTDLERSGLITPRESGSGGYDRFRGRVMFPIADSQGRVVAFGGRTLGDGEPKYLNSPETPLYVKGKHLFGLHLAKEAIRRSGFAILVEGYMDFLRLYQEGVHNVVATLGTALTEAQVRQLRRYLETPKVVINFDSDRAGQAATRRGFELLLEQGFRVNVLHLPEGKDPDDFVRAQGVRTYRACLRQSQPLVEYLADAAGLEYDLTRPAGRAQAVNAVLPYIAKLNDPIERALAAERLADRLQLDVGLIRTALEQSARERRTELAVETVEVAAKLTLAERQVLQVLLSHPPLCELAFAALDDELISMLSGRVFFRAVREVYLKGEPFDYSPLAAAVARWQRAETSGNAHGQFDFLAEADHTPTPLDREMENHMAELLLGAEPPADDTALAKYRSILEDGLLVLQQRRLEHQSAAMHRNVQKAEESNADDRALAYVHERLQLKRARLAALHHRQKKP from the coding sequence ATGTTGCTTGACCGCCAAACCGTTGACGATCTGCGCGCCCAGGCGGACATCGTGCGCGTGGTTTCCGGCTATGTCACGCTGCGCAAGCGCGGCGCGAACTACCTTGCCTGCTGTCCGTTCCACAGCGAAAAAACGCCCAGCTTCAACGTCCATCCCGGCAAGCAGGTGTTCAAGTGTTTTGGGTGCGGCATCGGCGGTGATGTGTTCACCTTCGTGATGCGCATGGAGAATGTCGGCTTTGCCGAAGCCGTGCGCATCGTGGCCGAAGTGTGCGGCCTGCCGCTGCCGGAAGCCCGTCCGGCCGCCCCGCCGGCACACGGGAAAGGGGCGCATCAGGAAGGGGCGCTGCCGGAAGCGGAAGAACGGGAGCGGCTGCTGCGCCTGCACGAACTGGCCCTGCGGTTTTTCCAGAGCCAGCTTGCCGCCCCGGAACACTATGCCGCCCGCGAGTATCTGGCGCGGCGTGAGGTGGCGTCGTCCACGATTGCCACGCTCGGCCTCGGCTATGCCCCCGACCGCTGGGATGCGCTGCTGAACTTTCTGCGCGGCCACGGCGCAAGCCTGACCGACCTCGAACGCAGCGGTCTGATCACGCCACGGGAAAGTGGCAGCGGTGGCTACGACCGCTTCCGGGGACGGGTCATGTTTCCGATTGCCGATTCGCAGGGGCGCGTCGTGGCCTTTGGGGGACGCACACTGGGCGACGGCGAGCCAAAGTACCTCAACTCGCCGGAAACGCCGCTCTACGTCAAGGGAAAGCACCTGTTCGGGCTGCATCTGGCGAAGGAAGCCATCCGGCGCAGCGGCTTTGCCATTCTGGTGGAAGGCTACATGGACTTTCTGCGCCTGTATCAGGAGGGCGTTCACAACGTCGTGGCGACCCTGGGCACGGCGCTGACGGAGGCGCAGGTGCGCCAGTTGCGGCGGTATCTGGAAACGCCCAAAGTCGTCATCAACTTCGACAGTGACCGCGCCGGACAGGCGGCCACCCGGCGTGGCTTTGAGCTGCTGCTGGAGCAGGGGTTTCGCGTCAACGTGCTCCATCTGCCGGAGGGCAAGGACCCGGATGATTTCGTGCGGGCCCAGGGCGTCCGCACCTACCGCGCCTGCCTCCGACAGTCACAGCCGCTGGTGGAATATCTGGCGGATGCGGCGGGACTGGAGTACGACCTGACGCGCCCGGCCGGGCGGGCCCAGGCCGTCAATGCTGTGCTGCCATACATTGCCAAACTCAACGATCCCATCGAGCGCGCGCTGGCGGCCGAACGGCTGGCTGACCGGCTTCAGTTGGATGTAGGGTTGATTCGTACGGCCCTGGAGCAGTCCGCCCGTGAGCGGCGCACTGAGCTGGCGGTGGAAACCGTCGAGGTGGCGGCCAAGCTGACGCTGGCCGAGCGGCAGGTGCTTCAGGTGTTGCTATCCCATCCGCCGCTGTGCGAACTGGCGTTTGCCGCACTGGATGACGAACTCATCAGCATGCTTTCGGGACGGGTGTTTTTCCGCGCAGTGCGGGAGGTCTATCTGAAAGGCGAGCCGTTTGACTACAGCCCGCTGGCCGCGGCGGTGGCCCGTTGGCAGCGGGCCGAAACCAGCGGAAACGCCCACGGGCAGTTTGATTTCCTTGCGGAAGCCGACCACACGCCAACGCCGCTGGACCGGGAAATGGAAAACCACATGGCCGAACTGCTGCTGGGGGCCGAGCCGCCGGCCGACGACACGGCGCTGGCAAAGTACCGTTCCATTCTGGAAGACGGATTGCTGGTGCTTCAGCAGCGGCGGCTGGAACACCAGAGCGCTGCCATGCACCGGAATGTGCAGAAGGCGGAGGAATCCAATGCCGATGACCGTGCCCTGGCCTACGTCCATGAACGGTTGCAGCTCAAACGGGCGCGTCTGGCGGCGCTGCACCATCGGCAGAAAAAGCCATGA
- a CDS encoding prolipoprotein diacylglyceryl transferase — MSFPYDLRLPGVTIPIHLVCEILAYTVGFRLYLRARRRQPGGMTVEQAVWTLVGCLAGAALGSKLVAWLEVFPLYWQHRANPLIWLQGKSIVGGLLGGWLGVEVAKRFAGVSQATGDAYVFPLIVGIAIGRIGCFLTGLSDGTCGIATSLPWGVDFGDGLRRHPTQLYEILYLTGLGWLLWTWKLPGAPDGARFRQFLIGYFAFRFAIEFIKPRPFPYLIGLTAIQFVALLGLVAAAISLWRQWRPTLPHAPATAHSTAKGSPAHG, encoded by the coding sequence ATGAGCTTCCCCTACGACCTGCGGCTGCCCGGCGTCACCATTCCGATTCATCTGGTCTGTGAAATTCTGGCCTATACGGTTGGCTTTCGGCTCTACCTGCGCGCCCGCCGCCGGCAACCCGGCGGAATGACGGTCGAACAGGCAGTCTGGACGCTCGTCGGCTGCCTGGCCGGCGCGGCCCTTGGGTCAAAGCTCGTCGCCTGGCTGGAAGTCTTCCCGCTCTACTGGCAGCACCGCGCCAACCCGCTCATCTGGCTTCAGGGAAAGTCCATCGTGGGCGGGCTGCTGGGCGGCTGGCTGGGTGTCGAAGTTGCCAAACGCTTTGCCGGCGTTTCGCAGGCCACCGGCGATGCCTACGTCTTTCCGCTCATCGTGGGCATCGCCATCGGACGGATCGGGTGCTTTCTCACCGGTCTCTCCGACGGCACCTGCGGCATCGCCACCAGCCTGCCCTGGGGCGTTGATTTCGGCGACGGCCTCCGCCGCCACCCAACCCAGCTCTATGAAATCCTCTATCTGACCGGGCTTGGCTGGCTGCTCTGGACATGGAAGCTGCCCGGCGCACCGGATGGCGCGCGGTTTCGCCAGTTTCTCATCGGCTACTTCGCCTTCCGCTTCGCCATCGAGTTCATCAAGCCGCGTCCGTTCCCTTACCTCATCGGACTGACGGCCATTCAGTTTGTGGCTTTGCTCGGCTTGGTTGCGGCTGCCATCAGCCTGTGGCGTCAGTGGAGACCAACGCTCCCCCACGCCCCCGCAACGGCCCACTCCACGGCGAAAGGAAGCCCGGCCCATGGCTGA
- a CDS encoding HD domain-containing protein, protein MLSERYDAALVFAHQLHRHQKRKGTEIPYISHLLSVSALVLEHGGTEDQAIAALLHDAVEDQGGDAIRQEIRHRFGEDVAAIVDHCTDTDQIPKPPWRARKEAYLAHLRTTPDTARLVSLADKVHNARTILADYRTVGEALWSRFEGGREGTLWYYRRLVEIFAAGPCQPLANELERTVAELERLASLASPQAEPHA, encoded by the coding sequence ATGCTCAGCGAACGGTACGATGCGGCGCTGGTCTTCGCCCACCAGCTTCACCGCCACCAGAAGCGCAAGGGAACGGAAATCCCTTATATCAGCCACCTGCTGTCGGTATCGGCGCTGGTCCTCGAACACGGCGGCACGGAAGACCAGGCCATTGCGGCCCTGCTGCACGACGCCGTGGAAGACCAGGGCGGCGACGCCATACGGCAGGAAATCCGTCACCGCTTCGGCGAAGACGTGGCAGCCATTGTGGACCACTGTACCGACACCGATCAGATACCCAAACCGCCGTGGCGCGCGCGCAAGGAAGCCTACCTCGCCCACCTGCGTACGACGCCTGACACGGCACGGCTGGTGTCGCTGGCCGACAAGGTTCACAACGCGCGCACGATTCTGGCCGACTACCGGACGGTCGGCGAAGCCCTGTGGTCGCGGTTTGAAGGCGGCCGGGAAGGAACGCTGTGGTACTACCGCCGCCTTGTCGAAATCTTTGCCGCCGGGCCGTGCCAACCGCTTGCCAACGAACTTGAACGCACGGTAGCGGAACTGGAACGTCTGGCATCGTTGGCTTCCCCCCAGGCCGAACCCCACGCCTGA
- a CDS encoding lysophospholipid acyltransferase family protein has translation MLPAQPSPLFQRVVHAYNQHLLRRAFHAVWWRGVDVFTAEPRRPLLIYANHPGWWDPLLAFFVVRRTGRDGYMMGEETTLRTFRFFRWMGGFSVNRADARDVARSIRYASERLAAPSTALWIFPQGEIVPPDKRPLTFLPGAAHILRRTTACIAVPTAIRYEFHDQPRPEVFLDFGPGELIRGAEVHDITALTCHLQARLTERMDALRDAVWERRPEGFSLALRGQPSISDRYAAVVARLTGKRAA, from the coding sequence GTGCTGCCGGCCCAGCCTTCACCGCTCTTTCAGCGCGTCGTCCACGCCTACAACCAACACCTGCTGCGCCGCGCCTTCCACGCCGTCTGGTGGCGCGGCGTTGACGTGTTCACCGCCGAACCACGCCGGCCGCTGCTCATCTACGCCAACCATCCGGGATGGTGGGACCCCCTGCTGGCCTTCTTTGTCGTCCGCCGTACCGGACGCGACGGCTACATGATGGGCGAAGAAACCACCCTCCGTACCTTCCGGTTTTTCCGCTGGATGGGCGGCTTTTCCGTCAACCGCGCCGATGCCCGCGACGTAGCCCGGTCCATCCGCTATGCCAGTGAACGCCTGGCGGCTCCCTCAACCGCCCTGTGGATTTTCCCCCAGGGCGAAATCGTCCCGCCCGACAAACGCCCCCTGACTTTTCTGCCCGGCGCAGCCCACATCCTGCGCCGGACAACCGCCTGCATCGCCGTTCCGACCGCCATCCGCTACGAGTTCCACGACCAGCCGCGCCCCGAAGTGTTTCTCGATTTCGGTCCCGGTGAACTGATCCGTGGCGCTGAAGTCCACGACATCACCGCGCTGACCTGCCATCTGCAAGCCCGGCTGACCGAACGCATGGATGCCCTGCGCGATGCCGTCTGGGAACGCCGCCCGGAAGGATTTTCCCTGGCGCTGCGCGGGCAACCCTCCATCAGCGACCGCTACGCTGCCGTCGTCGCCCGGCTGACCGGAAAGCGTGCCGCCTGA
- a CDS encoding sigma-70 family RNA polymerase sigma factor produces the protein MTGETTQPLVTQVITAARGRAFLSYDELNALLPPGMTDVAVIEALLSALERRGIRVGEEHERPLPAGAVPLAGAVPPAGAVHGTAPTAPASPTAFFEDPLRPYLQEMGRIATLSAEDEAALVAGIRRAEARFRKQLSRLPATAVLLIEKAEALAQGESAAARWFDLSGTAAGPEPGETASSEAASLEAALDEAVARVRQALEAVQDEWSLLSAVADLPASADWQRRRLARARIVLSRAVLDVPLSRTGYTSLLEALEAGRRTNAAWLLTAAEPEGIARTLAQARQMFDRAAAARQRLVETNLRLVVSVAKHYTHRGLGLTDLIQEGNLGLLRAAERFSGQRPERFASYATWWIRRAMAQALSEQPRLIRLPAAVRAELTRLLEAVHRLTLERRREPKQAELAEHLGMSLEKVQMLLQLAQPPVSLETPVGDEEDQSLGDFIADAHAPNPLDDAARVRLREDLDAALQSLNAREEKVLRMRFGLGADGKAYTLEEIAQFFALPRERIQRIEAEALRKLRRPARSQRLRQFLDDTAHDASA, from the coding sequence ATGACCGGTGAGACGACCCAGCCGCTTGTGACGCAAGTGATAACCGCCGCGCGTGGCCGGGCTTTTCTGTCCTATGACGAACTCAATGCCCTGCTGCCGCCGGGGATGACCGATGTCGCGGTCATCGAGGCGCTGCTGTCCGCGCTGGAGCGGCGTGGCATTCGCGTGGGAGAGGAACATGAACGCCCGTTGCCAGCAGGGGCGGTTCCGCTGGCGGGGGCGGTTCCGCCGGCAGGGGCGGTTCACGGAACCGCCCCTACAGCGCCGGCGTCGCCGACCGCCTTTTTTGAAGACCCGCTGCGCCCGTACCTTCAGGAAATGGGACGGATTGCCACGTTGTCCGCCGAAGATGAAGCCGCACTGGTGGCCGGCATCCGCCGCGCTGAGGCGCGGTTTCGGAAGCAGCTTTCCCGCCTGCCGGCCACAGCGGTCCTGCTTATTGAAAAAGCAGAAGCCCTGGCGCAGGGAGAGAGTGCGGCAGCCCGCTGGTTTGATCTGTCGGGAACGGCAGCCGGGCCGGAGCCGGGCGAAACAGCATCGTCGGAAGCTGCTTCTCTGGAGGCGGCCCTTGACGAGGCTGTGGCGCGTGTACGGCAGGCGCTGGAAGCCGTTCAGGATGAGTGGTCTCTGTTGTCCGCCGTGGCTGATCTGCCGGCATCGGCGGACTGGCAGCGCCGCCGCCTGGCCCGGGCGCGGATTGTCCTGTCGCGGGCCGTGCTGGATGTGCCGCTTTCCCGTACCGGTTACACGTCCCTGCTTGAAGCCCTGGAGGCTGGACGGCGTACCAACGCCGCGTGGCTGCTGACGGCCGCCGAGCCGGAGGGCATCGCGCGCACCCTGGCGCAGGCGCGGCAGATGTTTGACCGGGCGGCGGCAGCGCGGCAGCGGCTGGTGGAAACCAATCTGCGGCTGGTGGTGTCGGTTGCCAAGCACTACACGCACCGGGGACTCGGACTGACAGATTTAATCCAGGAAGGCAATCTCGGACTGCTGCGCGCTGCCGAGCGGTTCAGCGGGCAGCGCCCGGAACGGTTTGCTTCCTACGCGACGTGGTGGATTCGCCGCGCCATGGCGCAGGCGCTCAGTGAGCAGCCGCGCCTGATTCGGTTGCCGGCGGCCGTGCGCGCCGAACTCACGCGGCTGCTCGAAGCCGTGCACCGTCTGACGCTGGAACGGCGCCGTGAGCCAAAACAGGCCGAACTGGCGGAACATCTGGGCATGTCGCTTGAAAAAGTGCAGATGTTGCTCCAGTTGGCGCAGCCGCCGGTCAGCCTTGAAACACCGGTGGGCGATGAAGAAGACCAGAGTCTGGGGGATTTCATTGCCGATGCCCACGCGCCGAATCCGCTGGATGATGCGGCGCGCGTCCGCCTGCGGGAAGACCTCGATGCCGCGCTTCAGTCACTCAATGCCCGTGAGGAAAAGGTACTGCGGATGCGCTTCGGGTTGGGTGCGGATGGCAAAGCCTACACACTCGAAGAAATCGCGCAGTTTTTTGCGCTCCCACGGGAGCGCATCCAGCGCATTGAAGCGGAAGCCCTGCGGAAGCTGCGGCGTCCGGCGCGCAGCCAGCGCCTGCGCCAGTTTCTGGACGACACGGCGCACGATGCGTCGGCCTGA